A genomic window from Vigna radiata var. radiata cultivar VC1973A chromosome 2, Vradiata_ver6, whole genome shotgun sequence includes:
- the LOC106756417 gene encoding fasciclin-like arabinogalactan protein 15, with translation MDCRIYGVTILLFLLPTITFSLSQGQINSNSILVALLDSHYTEVAELVEKAMLLQTLENTVMNHNITIFAPRNEALERDLDPDFKRFLLEPRNLQSLQTLLMSHIVPKRITKPEYRSGLSNPARPTRHKTLAPNHHLSLQTVNSTHWNVDSSRVTHPDSLTRPDGVIHGIDTLIIPRSVQDDFNRRRNLISIAAVKPESAPEVDPRTHRLKKPAPPSPAGSPPVLPIYDAMAPGPSLAPAPAPGPGGPHHHFNGEKQVKDFIQTLLHYGGYNEMADILVNLTSLATEMGRLVSEGYVLTVLAPNDEAMAKLTTDQLSEPGSPEQIMYYHLIPEYQTEESMYNAVRRFGKVRYDTLRLPHKVTAQEADGSVKFGHGDGSAYLFDPDIFTDGRISVQGIDGVLLPPQEEEAGPVTRAQPAKVVVKQRRGKLLETACWMLGSFGQNSRFISCQ, from the exons ATGGATTGCCGCATCTATGGCGTCACCAtccttctcttccttcttccaaCCATCACATTCTCTCTCTCACAAGGCCAAATAAACTCAAACTCTATCCTCGTGGCGCTGTTGGACTCGCATTACACTGAAGTTGCTGAGCTAGTGGAAAAAGCCATGCTCCTTCAAACGCTCGAAAATACTGTAATGAACCACAACATCACAATCTTCGCACCCAGAAATGAAGCTCTCGAACGCGATCTCGACCCTGATTTCAAGCGCTTCCTTCTCGAACCCCGCAACCTGCAGTCTCTCCAAACCCTTCTCATGTCCCACATCGTCCCCAAAAGAATCACCAAACCCGAATACCGATCCGGGTTAAGTAACCCAGCTCGACCCACCCGACACAAAACCCTAGCCCCGAATCACCACCTCTCTCTCCAGACCGTTAATTCCACTCACTGGAACGTCGACTCTTCCCGTGTCACCCACCCGGATTCCCTGACCCGACCCGACGGCGTCATCCATGGCATCGACACGCTCATCATTCCTCGCTCCGTACAAGACGACTTCAACCGCCGCCGCAACCTCATCTCCATCGCCGCCGTGAAACCCGAATCCGCTCCGGAGGTCGACCCGCGCACCCACCGCTTGAAAAAACCAGCTCCCCCGTCGCCGGCAGGCTCCCCGCCTGTGCTTCCGATCTACGACGCGATGGCGCCGGGACCCTCACTGGCTCCGGCACCTGCGCCTGGAccgggtggaccccaccatcaCTTCAACGGAGAGAAACAGGTGAAAGACTTCATCCAAACTCTCCTCCACTACGGTGGTTACAACGAAATGGCGGATATTCTGGTAAACTTAACGTCACTGGCGACGGAGATGGGAAGGTTAGTTTCGGAGGGTTACGTTTTGACGGTGCTGGCTCCTAACGACGAAGCGATGGCGAAGTTAACGACGGACCAGCTGAGTGAACCGGGTTCGCCCGAACAGATTATGTACTATCACTTGATTCCCGAGTATCAGACCGAGGAGAGCATGTACAATGCCGTTAGAAGGTTCGGGAAGGTCCGTTACGACACGTTACGGTTGCCTCATAAGGTGACGGCTCAGGAGGCTGATGGCTCCGTCAAGTTCGGTCACGGCGACGGGTCCGCGTATTTGTTCGACCCGGATATTTTCACGGATGGACGGATCTCCGTTCAGGGAATCGACGGCGTTCTGTTACCGCCTCAGGAGGAAGAGGCTGGGCCTGTGACCCGGGCCCAACCCGCTAAGGTCGTCGTTAAGCAAAGAAGAG GAAAATTGTTGGAAACAGCGTGTTGGATGCTTGGAAGCTTTGGTCAGAATTCCAGATTCATCTCTTGTCAATAA
- the LOC106755499 gene encoding probable carboxylesterase 15, translating to MSSTLDSEATVVEECRGVLYVYSDGSIVRSSRPSFNVPVADDGTVLWKDVVFHPAHHLQLRLYKPADSSGSKLPIFFYFHGGGFCIGSRTWPNCQNYCFRLASQLRVIVVAPDYRLAPENRLPAAIDDGFTAFKWLQTQAASNEPDPWLSNVADFSRVFISGDSAGGNIAHHLAAGLGYGSPNLAPVRVRGYILLAPFFGGTVRTKSEAEGAKDAFLNLELIDRFWRLSIPIGETTDHPIVNPFGPNSESLEGKNLEAILVVAGGCDLLKDRAEDYVRRLKEWGKDIEYVEFEGQQHGFFTIDPNSEPSNKLMFIIKHFIEKHFGNV from the exons ATGTCTTCAACATTGGATTCCGAAGCCACCGTAGTAGAAGAGTGTCGCGGTGTTCTTTACGTTTACAGCGACGGTTCCATAGTACGCTCTTCGCGCCCAAGCTTCAACGTCCCTGTAGCCGACGACGGCACCGTTTTATGGAAAGATGTCGTTTTTCACCCTGCCCATCATCTTCAGCTTCGGCTCTACAAGCCAGCCGACTCATCCGGTTCCAAGCTTCCCATCTTTTTCTACTTTCACGGTGGCGGCTTTTGCATCGGTTCACGCACTTGGCCTAATTGTCAAAACTACTGTTTTCGTCTTGCTTCCCAGCTTCGAGTTATAGTGGTAGCTCCAGATTACCGGCTGGCTCCCGAGAATCGACTCCCTGCCGCAATCGACGACGGCTTCACGGCTTTTAAGTGGCTTCAGACTCAAGCCGCGAGTAATGAGCCGGACCCATGGTTGAGCAACGTGGCTGATTTTAGCCGGGTGTTTATCTCGGGTGACTCGGCCGGAGGGAACATAGCTCACCATTTGGCGGCTGGACTTGGATACGGGTCGCCCAACTTGGCGCCGGTTCGGGTGAGAGGTTATATTCTATTGGCACCTTTCTTTGGTGGAACTGTCCGAACGAAGTCAGAAGCTGAAGGAGCAAAAGATGCTTTTCTGAATTTGGAACTTATTGATAG GTTTTGGAGGCTTTCTATTCCGATTGGGGAAACTACAGATCACCCTATTGTGAATCCATTTGGGCCAAACAGTGAGAGCCTTGAAGGGAAAAATCTAGAAGCAATTCTGGTGGTGGCCGGAGGATGTGATTTGCTTAAAGACAGAGCAGAGGATTATGTTAGGAGGCTTAAGGAATGGGGTAAAGATATAGAGTATGTGGAATTTGAAGGACAGCAACATGGTTTCTTCACTATTGATCCTAATTCAGAACCCTCAAACAAGTTGATGTTCATCATCAAACATTTCATAGAGAAGCATTTCGGGAATGTTTGA